In a single window of the Streptomyces sp. NBC_00094 genome:
- a CDS encoding acyl-CoA dehydrogenase family protein, with amino-acid sequence MSFLPTDEQRDFARSLDAMLGASDTPAAVRAWATGDPGPGRAVWRRLAEAGVFALAVPEEYEGVGPLPVELAHAFVELGRHAVPGPVVETVAAAALLGELARLGEPGPAKRLLPGLASGGSTATVALTSVDGRRAVPYALDADRADAVLVVRNEELWLAPGHGPVRVSADPARRLSRPAPGGELLASGPAVAGAARNARRWAMLATAAQSLGVGLALLDRTVAYARQRTQFGTPIGAFQAVKHRLADTLLGLEFARPLLFGAAVGLADGSGVDGSGADGSGVVGARADGSGAGSAGADASGAVGSGAERDLAAAKLTAGEAGYAAARTALQVHGAVGYTEELDLALWLRKARPLRDAWGDPARCRALVLDGWS; translated from the coding sequence ATGAGCTTCCTCCCCACCGACGAGCAGCGGGACTTCGCCCGCTCCCTGGACGCGATGCTCGGCGCGTCGGACACCCCGGCGGCGGTCCGGGCGTGGGCGACGGGTGACCCCGGCCCGGGGCGGGCCGTGTGGCGGCGGCTCGCGGAGGCCGGCGTGTTCGCGCTCGCGGTGCCGGAGGAGTACGAGGGCGTCGGCCCGCTCCCGGTCGAACTCGCCCACGCCTTCGTGGAGCTGGGGCGGCACGCGGTGCCCGGGCCGGTGGTGGAGACGGTCGCGGCGGCGGCGCTCCTCGGCGAGCTCGCGCGGCTCGGCGAGCCGGGCCCGGCGAAGCGACTGCTGCCGGGGCTGGCCTCGGGAGGATCGACGGCGACGGTGGCGCTCACGTCCGTGGACGGGCGGCGGGCCGTCCCGTACGCGCTCGACGCCGACCGGGCCGACGCCGTGCTCGTCGTACGGAACGAGGAGCTGTGGCTCGCACCCGGCCACGGTCCCGTACGGGTCTCCGCCGATCCGGCCCGGCGGTTGTCCCGCCCGGCGCCCGGCGGGGAGCTGCTCGCCTCGGGCCCCGCGGTGGCCGGGGCGGCCCGGAACGCCCGGCGCTGGGCGATGCTGGCGACGGCGGCGCAGTCACTGGGCGTCGGGCTCGCGCTGCTCGACCGGACGGTGGCGTACGCCCGGCAGCGCACCCAGTTCGGCACCCCGATCGGCGCGTTCCAGGCGGTCAAGCACCGGCTCGCGGACACGCTGCTGGGCCTGGAGTTCGCGCGCCCGCTGCTCTTCGGGGCGGCGGTCGGCCTCGCGGACGGGTCCGGGGTGGACGGCTCGGGGGCGGACGGGTCCGGGGTGGTCGGCGCTCGCGCGGACGGGTCCGGGGCGGGCAGTGCCGGCGCGGACGCCTCCGGGGCGGTCGGCTCCGGCGCGGAACGCGATCTCGCCGCGGCCAAGCTCACGGCGGGCGAGGCGGGGTACGCGGCGGCCCGTACCGCGCTCCAGGTCCACGGCGCCGTCGGCTACACCGAGGAGCTGGACCTCGCGCTCTGGCTGCGCAAGGCCCGGCCCCTGCGGGACGCCTGGGGCGATCCCGCCCGGTGCCGGGCCCTCGTGCTGGACGGCTGGTCATGA
- a CDS encoding pyridoxamine 5'-phosphate oxidase family protein, with amino-acid sequence MGDTGTTWSAFEAAEPELAATVRERFGQYTHHALATVRKDGSPRLSGIEAGFRFGELWLGMMPNSRKALDLRRDPRLALLANPGPGTDMGGGDVRVSGRAVEITDPETVARYVAEAGEPQPFHLFRVEPTEVVRTWVDGEELVLRTWVPGHPARTIRRGNDDSPPRRES; translated from the coding sequence ATGGGAGACACCGGAACCACCTGGTCGGCCTTCGAGGCCGCCGAACCCGAGCTCGCCGCGACCGTACGCGAGCGCTTCGGGCAGTACACGCACCACGCACTCGCCACCGTGCGGAAGGACGGCTCGCCCCGGCTCAGCGGCATCGAGGCGGGCTTCCGCTTCGGCGAGCTCTGGCTCGGCATGATGCCGAACTCCCGCAAGGCCCTCGACCTGCGCCGCGACCCCCGGCTCGCGCTCCTCGCCAACCCGGGCCCCGGCACCGACATGGGCGGCGGGGACGTCCGCGTCTCCGGGCGGGCGGTCGAGATCACCGACCCCGAGACCGTGGCCCGGTACGTGGCCGAGGCGGGCGAGCCCCAGCCCTTCCACCTCTTCCGGGTGGAGCCGACCGAGGTCGTACGGACCTGGGTGGACGGCGAGGAGCTGGTCCTGCGCACCTGGGTGCCCGGGCACCCGGCGCGGACGATCCGGCGCGGCAACGACGACAGCCCGCCGCGCCGGGAGTCATGA
- a CDS encoding VWA domain-containing protein — protein sequence MALSLRKVEETAPALVSLYKSAGDSLQRHGMGGQRVAVYLVVDYSGSMKPYYASGAVQGLADRVLGLSAHFDDDGRVPVVFFSTDIDAETDIRLDDHVGRIDRIVAGLGHMGKTSYHLAMDAVIDHYLDSGSTAPALVVFQTDGGPINKLAAERYVCKAARLPIFWQFIGFGDPASRQFEFLRRLDELDVPAKRPVDNAGFFHAGQEPGRVPDAELYDRLVSEFPAWLAAARAQGIVRT from the coding sequence ATGGCACTGAGCCTGCGGAAGGTCGAGGAGACCGCGCCCGCGCTGGTCAGCCTCTACAAGTCGGCCGGGGACTCGCTCCAGCGACACGGCATGGGCGGGCAGCGGGTCGCCGTCTACCTGGTCGTCGACTACTCCGGGTCGATGAAGCCCTACTACGCCAGCGGCGCCGTCCAGGGCCTGGCCGACCGGGTGCTCGGGCTCTCCGCGCACTTCGACGACGACGGCCGGGTGCCGGTCGTCTTCTTCTCCACCGACATCGACGCCGAGACCGACATCCGGCTCGACGACCACGTCGGCCGGATCGACCGGATCGTCGCCGGGCTCGGCCACATGGGCAAGACGAGCTACCACCTGGCCATGGACGCCGTCATCGACCACTACCTGGACAGCGGCTCCACCGCGCCCGCGCTCGTCGTCTTCCAGACCGACGGCGGACCGATCAACAAGCTCGCCGCCGAGCGGTACGTGTGCAAGGCGGCCCGGCTGCCGATCTTCTGGCAGTTCATCGGCTTCGGCGATCCCGCGAGCCGGCAGTTCGAGTTCCTGCGCAGACTCGACGAGCTGGACGTGCCGGCGAAGCGGCCCGTCGACAACGCGGGCTTCTTCCACGCGGGCCAGGAGCCGGGCCGGGTCCCGGACGCGGAGCTGTACGACCGGCTCGTCTCCGAGTTCCCCGCGTGGCTCGCCGCGGCCCGGGCCCAGGGCATCGTCCGCACCTGA
- a CDS encoding PadR family transcriptional regulator: protein MDEKTEGVPELPGLPATGWAVLGLLSFGRELSGYDVKKWSDRSLGLFYWSPSFSQIYAELKRLEKTGYATSRLVAPETGTRDKRVYRITDEGLAAVRTWARTAPLDPPVLKHGPMLRLWLGHLLEPDRMREILTGHREYAETMRLRAEADVAESAADEAWAYPRLTLTWAERYYAAERDLADAMLADIEELEKEKGRPWH, encoded by the coding sequence GTGGACGAGAAGACGGAGGGGGTTCCGGAGCTGCCCGGGCTTCCGGCGACCGGCTGGGCGGTGCTCGGACTGCTGTCCTTCGGGCGGGAGTTGTCGGGCTACGACGTCAAGAAGTGGTCGGACCGGTCCCTTGGCCTCTTCTACTGGAGCCCGTCCTTCAGCCAGATCTACGCCGAACTCAAGCGGCTGGAGAAGACCGGTTACGCCACCTCGCGCCTCGTCGCCCCGGAGACCGGCACGCGCGACAAGCGCGTCTACCGGATCACCGACGAGGGCCTCGCCGCCGTCCGCACCTGGGCCCGCACGGCCCCCCTCGATCCGCCGGTCCTCAAACACGGCCCGATGCTCCGCCTCTGGCTCGGCCACCTCCTCGAACCCGACCGGATGCGCGAGATCCTGACCGGACACCGGGAGTACGCCGAGACCATGCGGCTGCGCGCCGAGGCGGACGTCGCGGAATCCGCGGCGGACGAGGCGTGGGCGTACCCCCGGCTCACCCTCACCTGGGCCGAGCGGTACTACGCCGCCGAGCGCGACCTGGCCGACGCCATGCTCGCGGACATCGAGGAGCTCGAGAAGGAGAAGGGACGCCCATGGCACTGA
- a CDS encoding LLM class flavin-dependent oxidoreductase, whose amino-acid sequence MKFSMIFEAQLVDPTPARERAVIHDCVEQAVLAEEMGFDRVWAVEHHSLTQYAHMSASEIFLTWVAARTRTLRVGHGVVTMPFGYQHPVRVAERAAMLDVLSGGRLDVGAGRGATRQEMRMFGVRPDDTPRPQTEEALRIFAAAWREPEFEWHGSLDIGPGAVLPRPVQHPHPPLFMACSQHESLRQAAELGIGALVMGFAGAEDVRAMRTVYDEAIAARDGSRFVSTEVNDHFSALCPTIVLDDADRALRLGTRGQRFFAESIAHWYGGAPAPTGYAEDEDHTGALEEERRRLVARLHEADIPARPVDTGPYNTDHAYGDAATAIAYVERLREIGVDEVMCLIQMGTVPQEVCLETIRQWGAKVIPHFRGPEASS is encoded by the coding sequence TTGAAGTTCTCCATGATCTTCGAAGCACAGCTCGTCGACCCCACCCCCGCACGCGAACGCGCGGTCATCCACGACTGCGTCGAACAGGCCGTCCTCGCCGAGGAGATGGGCTTCGACCGCGTCTGGGCGGTCGAGCACCACTCCCTCACCCAGTACGCCCACATGAGCGCGTCCGAGATCTTCCTGACCTGGGTCGCGGCCCGCACCCGCACCCTCCGCGTGGGCCACGGCGTGGTCACCATGCCCTTCGGCTACCAGCACCCGGTCCGGGTCGCCGAACGCGCCGCCATGCTCGACGTCCTCTCCGGCGGCCGCCTCGACGTCGGCGCCGGCCGGGGCGCGACCCGCCAGGAGATGCGGATGTTCGGGGTGCGCCCCGACGACACCCCCCGCCCGCAGACCGAGGAGGCCCTGCGGATCTTCGCCGCCGCCTGGCGCGAGCCGGAGTTCGAGTGGCACGGCTCCCTCGACATCGGCCCCGGCGCGGTCCTGCCCCGCCCCGTACAGCACCCGCACCCGCCGCTCTTCATGGCCTGCTCCCAGCACGAATCGCTCCGGCAGGCCGCCGAACTCGGCATCGGCGCCCTGGTGATGGGGTTCGCGGGCGCCGAGGACGTCCGCGCGATGCGCACGGTGTACGACGAGGCCATCGCCGCCCGGGACGGATCGCGGTTCGTCTCCACCGAGGTCAACGACCACTTCTCCGCCCTCTGCCCGACGATCGTCCTGGACGACGCCGACCGCGCCCTCCGGCTCGGCACCCGGGGCCAGCGCTTCTTCGCCGAGTCGATCGCCCACTGGTACGGCGGCGCACCCGCGCCCACCGGCTACGCGGAGGACGAGGACCACACGGGCGCCCTGGAGGAGGAGCGGCGGAGACTGGTCGCCCGGCTCCACGAGGCGGACATCCCGGCCCGGCCGGTCGACACCGGCCCGTACAACACCGACCACGCGTACGGGGACGCCGCGACCGCGATCGCCTATGTGGAGCGGCTGCGGGAGATCGGCGTCGACGAGGTGATGTGCCTGATCCAGATGGGGACCGTGCCGCAGGAGGTCTGCCTGGAGACCATCCGCCAGTGGGGCGCGAAGGTCATCCCGCACTTCCGCGGCCCGGAGGCGTCCTCGTGA
- a CDS encoding glucose 1-dehydrogenase, protein MTGVRGKAVVVTGSARGQGAAEARLLVAAGARVVLTDVREEEGRAVAAELGDAAVFVRHDVTSAEEWRAVTEAALAAYGRIDGLVNNAALWRTAPVESETYENFELLLRVNLLGPFLGIQAVLPALREAGGGSIVNVSSTAGLVGVPGHAAYGAGKFGLRGLTRSAARDLATYGVRVNSVHPGAVDTPMTAAVSGKDWSHVPLGRMGRPEEAGELVAFLLSDASSYVTGAEFTVDGGLTA, encoded by the coding sequence GTGACGGGGGTCCGGGGGAAGGCGGTGGTCGTCACCGGCTCGGCGCGCGGCCAGGGCGCCGCCGAGGCCAGGCTCCTCGTGGCCGCCGGGGCGAGGGTCGTCCTCACCGACGTACGGGAGGAGGAGGGCCGGGCGGTCGCGGCGGAGCTGGGCGACGCGGCGGTCTTCGTCCGCCACGACGTGACGTCGGCCGAGGAGTGGCGGGCCGTGACGGAGGCCGCCCTCGCCGCGTACGGGCGGATCGACGGGCTGGTCAACAACGCGGCCCTGTGGCGGACCGCCCCGGTGGAGTCGGAGACGTACGAGAACTTCGAACTCCTCCTCAGAGTCAATCTGCTGGGACCGTTCCTCGGCATCCAGGCGGTGCTGCCCGCCCTCCGCGAGGCGGGCGGCGGCTCGATCGTGAACGTGTCGTCCACGGCAGGCCTCGTCGGCGTCCCCGGCCACGCGGCCTACGGAGCGGGCAAGTTCGGGCTGCGGGGCCTCACCCGCTCCGCGGCGCGCGACCTCGCGACGTACGGCGTCCGCGTCAACTCGGTCCACCCGGGCGCCGTCGACACCCCCATGACGGCGGCGGTCTCGGGGAAGGACTGGTCGCACGTGCCGCTCGGCCGGATGGGCCGGCCGGAGGAGGCCGGGGAGCTGGTCGCCTTCCTCCTCTCGGACGCGTCCTCGTACGTGACGGGCGCCGAGTTCACGGTGGACGGAGGTCTCACGGCATGA
- a CDS encoding alpha/beta hydrolase produces the protein MTTEPPARRPADDHPADHRPPAHHPGDRYPAAPLTPAARALCDAMSAAFPRPEAGVAALRAAARAGVREAPAAPAASANGVPVRLYEGAEGGTDGELVVVFAHGGGWVLCDLDTHDRLCRALASRTGATVVSVDYRRAPEHRFPAAEDDVHAVLEWAAGTYPGRPLVLAGDSSGGNLAAAAALRARDRGGPPVAGQLLVYPVLDHRLDGDSARVFAEGHFHTTAHMRWYWQQYLGPDGDPAAASPGLADDVSGLPPALLVLADCDPLRDEGLAYARRLSAAGVPTLVQLHTGVFHGFLGGAGLLPEADGALDAAAAWLRTLLR, from the coding sequence ATGACGACCGAACCTCCGGCCCGCCGCCCTGCCGACGACCACCCTGCCGACCACCGTCCTCCCGCACACCACCCTGGAGACCGCTACCCTGCCGCCCCCCTGACCCCTGCGGCGCGCGCGCTCTGCGACGCCATGTCGGCGGCCTTCCCCCGGCCCGAGGCGGGCGTGGCGGCGCTGCGGGCGGCGGCCCGGGCGGGCGTGCGCGAGGCCCCTGCCGCGCCCGCCGCCTCGGCGAACGGCGTCCCCGTCCGCCTCTACGAAGGCGCCGAGGGGGGTACGGACGGCGAGCTCGTCGTCGTCTTCGCCCACGGCGGCGGCTGGGTCCTGTGCGACCTGGACACCCACGACCGCCTGTGCCGCGCGCTCGCCTCCCGTACCGGCGCCACCGTCGTCTCCGTCGACTACCGCCGCGCACCCGAACACCGCTTCCCGGCGGCGGAGGACGACGTCCACGCCGTCCTGGAATGGGCGGCCGGCACCTACCCCGGGCGTCCCCTCGTCCTGGCGGGCGACTCCAGCGGCGGCAACCTGGCGGCCGCCGCGGCCCTGCGCGCCCGCGACCGGGGCGGCCCGCCGGTCGCCGGCCAGCTCCTCGTCTACCCGGTCCTGGACCACCGCCTGGACGGGGACTCGGCCCGCGTCTTCGCGGAGGGCCACTTCCACACGACGGCCCACATGCGCTGGTACTGGCAGCAGTACCTGGGCCCGGACGGCGACCCCGCCGCCGCCTCCCCCGGCCTGGCGGACGACGTCTCCGGGCTCCCGCCCGCCCTCCTCGTCCTCGCGGACTGCGACCCGCTCCGCGACGAGGGCCTGGCCTACGCCCGCCGCCTCTCCGCCGCGGGGGTGCCGACCCTGGTCCAGCTCCACACGGGCGTGTTCCACGGCTTCCTCGGCGGGGCGGGACTGCTGCCGGAGGCGGACGGGGCGCTGGACGCGGCGGCGGCGTGGCTGAGGACGCTGCTCCGGTGA